A genomic window from Gemmatimonadaceae bacterium includes:
- the serS gene encoding serine--tRNA ligase: MLDPKFVRDDVAALREAMRRRDKLDLYGPLIDEAEALDRTRRASITRVEERKAERNRVTQEVGRLKKAKQDATELQGAARVIGEEIAALEAQLEVTQSRLDELLLGIPNVTLPDVPAGDESHNVIVRSWGTPRAAESVMPHWELGERLGLFDLPRGAKVSGSGFIVYRGAGARLVRSLMNLMLDLHTGEFGYEETWVPVVVNRATMTGTGQLPKFEDDMYALRDEDLFLIPTAEVPVTNLYRDEILAADELPKSLCAYSPCFRREAGSAGKDTRGLLRVHEFDKVELVRYCAPEDGEAQLELLLSHAEAVLQRLGLPYRVALLAAGDTGFASAKTYDLEVFAPGVGKWLEVSSCSLFTDFQGRRANIRYRPAPGEKPRFVHTLNASGLAFPRVIAALLEHGQQADGSVVLPPALAAVFGRERLG, from the coding sequence GTGCTCGATCCCAAGTTCGTCCGCGACGATGTCGCGGCGCTCCGCGAGGCGATGCGCCGTCGCGACAAGCTCGACCTCTACGGTCCCCTGATCGACGAGGCCGAGGCCTTGGACCGCACGCGCCGTGCGTCGATCACGCGCGTCGAGGAACGCAAGGCCGAGCGCAACCGCGTCACCCAGGAAGTCGGCCGGCTCAAGAAGGCCAAGCAAGACGCCACCGAGCTCCAGGGCGCGGCGCGCGTCATCGGCGAGGAGATTGCCGCGCTCGAAGCGCAGCTCGAGGTCACGCAGTCGCGCCTCGACGAGCTCCTGCTCGGCATCCCGAACGTCACGCTCCCCGACGTCCCCGCCGGCGACGAGTCGCACAACGTCATCGTTCGCAGCTGGGGCACCCCGCGTGCCGCCGAGAGTGTGATGCCGCACTGGGAGCTGGGCGAGCGGCTCGGGCTCTTCGACCTGCCGCGCGGCGCGAAGGTCTCGGGTTCTGGATTCATCGTGTACCGCGGGGCCGGCGCGCGCCTCGTGCGCTCGCTGATGAACCTGATGCTCGACCTGCACACGGGCGAGTTCGGCTACGAGGAGACCTGGGTGCCGGTCGTCGTCAACCGCGCGACGATGACGGGCACCGGCCAGCTGCCGAAGTTCGAGGACGATATGTACGCCCTGCGGGACGAGGACCTCTTCCTCATCCCGACGGCCGAAGTGCCGGTCACGAACCTCTACCGCGACGAGATCCTCGCGGCGGACGAGCTGCCGAAGTCGCTCTGCGCGTACTCGCCCTGCTTCCGCCGAGAGGCGGGCTCGGCCGGCAAGGACACGCGCGGCCTGCTGCGCGTGCACGAGTTCGACAAGGTCGAGTTGGTGCGCTACTGCGCGCCGGAAGACGGTGAGGCGCAGCTCGAGCTGCTGCTCTCGCACGCCGAGGCCGTGCTTCAGCGCCTCGGCCTGCCGTACCGCGTGGCGCTGCTCGCCGCCGGCGACACCGGCTTCGCCAGCGCCAAGACCTACGACCTCGAAGTCTTCGCGCCCGGGGTCGGGAAGTGGCTCGAGGTGTCGTCCTGCTCGCTGTTCACCGACTTCCAGGGCCGACGCGCCAACATCCGCTACCGTCCGGCGCCAGGCGAGAAGCCGCGCTTCGTGCACACGCTCAACGCCTCGGGCCTCGCCTTTCCGCGCGTGATCGCCGCGCTGCTCGAGCACGGCCAGCAGGCGGACGGCTCAGTGGTCCTGCCGCCGGCACTGGCGGCGGTGTTCGGCCGAGAGCGGCTCGGGTGA
- a CDS encoding roadblock/LC7 domain-containing protein codes for MATIRDLVATLRRFDGVTVAAVLGRDGLLIDSDANAGVDSEQVAAHVPSILQFADELGTAAGAGALQTAILEHLEATVVVAAMSAEVVLLVLVRPDANIGALVYDIRRHRAGLATLV; via the coding sequence TTGGCCACGATTCGTGACCTCGTAGCGACCCTTCGCCGCTTTGACGGCGTGACGGTAGCGGCCGTCCTCGGCCGCGACGGGCTGCTCATCGACAGCGACGCGAATGCCGGGGTGGACAGCGAGCAGGTGGCGGCCCACGTGCCGTCCATCCTGCAGTTCGCGGACGAACTGGGGACTGCGGCCGGCGCCGGTGCCCTGCAGACGGCGATTCTCGAGCATCTCGAGGCGACGGTGGTCGTGGCGGCGATGAGCGCCGAGGTGGTGTTGCTCGTGCTGGTGCGCCCCGATGCCAACATCGGCGCCCTCGTGTACGACATCCGGCGCCACCGCGCGGGCTTGGCCACGCTGGTCTGA
- a CDS encoding response regulator transcription factor, with the protein MAVADAAARTRILVADDEPHIGRIIKTKLEQGPFAVDLVYDGAEALDALDRGPDVGLLILDLMMPRVSGLEVLDRVRADARYDRVPCLILTAAGQDHQETDARRRGADEFMTKPFSPKRLLARAIELVESGR; encoded by the coding sequence GTGGCCGTCGCCGACGCCGCCGCCCGCACCCGGATCCTCGTCGCCGACGACGAGCCGCACATCGGCCGCATCATCAAGACCAAGCTCGAGCAGGGCCCATTCGCCGTGGACCTGGTCTACGATGGCGCCGAGGCGCTGGACGCGCTCGACCGCGGCCCGGACGTGGGGCTGCTGATCCTGGATTTGATGATGCCGCGCGTGTCCGGGCTCGAGGTGCTGGACCGTGTGCGGGCCGATGCGCGCTACGACCGCGTGCCCTGCCTCATCCTCACCGCGGCCGGACAAGACCATCAGGAGACGGACGCGCGCCGCCGCGGGGCCGATGAGTTTATGACCAAGCCTTTCAGCCCGAAGCGCCTCTTGGCGCGCGCCATCGAGCTGGTCGAGTCCGGTCGATGA
- a CDS encoding mannose-1-phosphate guanylyltransferase, which translates to MSAALFAVVLAGGVGSRFWPLSTPERPKQLLPLVGDRSMLEETVARLDGLVPRAQILILTSEALAPAVHRTLPWLAEDQVLQEPRPAGTAAALAWAALEVRRRGDADTAMLSVHADAAIGNAARFRQVLAEAVEAARRHDTLATVGIVPTEPNPGLGYIEPGPALDAGAWRVARFLEKPDRSTAERLVAAGCLWNSGIFAWRAQTFLDELRAHTPELHPALDAAPRGRIAFFDAVRQAVSVDVGVLERSSKVAVVRGDFGWDDVGTWGALRRVRARDAHGNATHGAVSLVEAQDNVVHAESGRVVLYGVKDLVVVVRDGLTLVTTVDAADSLKTLLDQLPAEVRDHR; encoded by the coding sequence ATGAGCGCCGCCCTCTTCGCCGTCGTGCTCGCCGGCGGCGTGGGGTCGCGTTTTTGGCCGCTGTCAACGCCGGAACGGCCCAAGCAGCTGCTCCCGCTCGTCGGCGACCGATCGATGCTGGAGGAGACCGTGGCGCGGCTCGACGGCCTCGTGCCGCGTGCACAGATCCTCATCCTCACCAGCGAGGCGCTCGCTCCGGCGGTGCACCGCACGCTCCCGTGGCTGGCCGAGGACCAAGTCCTGCAGGAGCCCCGCCCCGCCGGCACCGCCGCCGCCCTCGCTTGGGCCGCGCTCGAGGTGCGCCGCCGCGGGGACGCGGACACGGCGATGCTCTCCGTGCACGCCGACGCCGCCATCGGCAACGCCGCGCGCTTCCGCCAAGTGCTCGCGGAGGCCGTGGAGGCCGCGCGCCGCCACGACACGCTCGCCACCGTCGGCATCGTACCGACCGAGCCGAATCCGGGACTCGGGTACATCGAGCCGGGGCCGGCCCTGGACGCCGGCGCCTGGCGCGTGGCGCGCTTCCTCGAGAAGCCGGACCGCAGCACCGCCGAGCGACTCGTCGCGGCCGGCTGTCTCTGGAACTCAGGCATCTTCGCGTGGCGGGCACAGACGTTTCTCGACGAACTGCGGGCACACACACCAGAGTTGCACCCGGCGCTCGACGCCGCGCCGCGCGGCCGCATCGCCTTCTTTGACGCCGTGCGCCAGGCGGTGAGCGTGGATGTCGGCGTGCTGGAGCGCAGCAGCAAGGTGGCGGTGGTGCGCGGCGACTTCGGCTGGGACGATGTCGGCACCTGGGGTGCGCTCCGGCGGGTCCGAGCACGCGACGCGCACGGCAACGCGACGCACGGTGCGGTCTCGCTGGTGGAGGCGCAGGACAACGTGGTGCACGCCGAGTCCGGCCGCGTCGTGTTGTATGGCGTGAAGGACCTCGTGGTGGTGGTGCGTGACGGCCTGACACTGGTGACCACCGTCGACGCCGCCGATTCGCTCAAGACACTGCTCGACCAACTGCCCGCCGAGGTCCGCGACCACCGATGA
- a CDS encoding MBL fold metallo-hydrolase: MKAWSLGSGSRGNGLVLAAGDRAILVDCGFGPRAIATRLKRLGLVPEMIEALVITHEHQDHADGAAKAQHKWRWPVYASAGTHRALREIPGKYRVTLSPGAAVAAGAFTVESCAIPHDAAEPLAVAVTAANGARVGIAHDLGAVPAPLEALFARCDALCLEANHDVAMLRDGPYPPALQARIRGGRGHISNAEAAALALRLAHRGLQALALLHLSETNNTPALAERTVNEALRRGRLALEARAAAGRTPAPLFALRGAAPQGQLTLAL; encoded by the coding sequence GTGAAGGCCTGGTCGCTGGGTAGCGGGAGCCGCGGCAACGGCTTGGTCCTTGCCGCCGGCGACCGTGCAATCCTCGTGGATTGCGGCTTCGGCCCGCGCGCCATCGCGACGCGACTCAAGCGGCTCGGTCTCGTGCCGGAGATGATCGAGGCGCTGGTCATCACGCACGAGCACCAGGACCACGCCGACGGCGCGGCCAAGGCGCAGCACAAGTGGCGCTGGCCGGTGTATGCCAGCGCCGGCACGCACCGCGCGCTCCGGGAGATCCCGGGCAAGTACCGGGTGACGCTCTCGCCCGGGGCGGCGGTCGCGGCGGGGGCGTTCACCGTGGAATCCTGCGCCATCCCGCACGACGCGGCGGAACCGCTGGCGGTCGCGGTGACCGCGGCCAACGGCGCGCGCGTGGGCATCGCGCACGACCTCGGCGCGGTGCCGGCGCCGTTGGAGGCGCTGTTTGCGCGCTGCGATGCGCTCTGCCTTGAGGCGAACCACGACGTGGCGATGCTGCGCGATGGTCCGTACCCTCCCGCACTGCAGGCGCGCATCCGGGGTGGCCGCGGCCACATCAGCAACGCCGAGGCCGCGGCGCTGGCGCTGCGGCTCGCCCACCGCGGCCTGCAGGCGCTGGCCCTGCTGCACCTGAGCGAGACCAACAACACGCCGGCCCTGGCCGAGCGCACGGTCAACGAGGCGCTTCGGCGCGGTCGGCTGGCACTGGAGGCTCGCGCCGCCGCCGGGCGGACGCCCGCCCCGCTGTTCGCCCTGCGCGGCGCGGCACCGCAGGGCCAACTGACACTGGCGTTGTAG
- a CDS encoding SulP family inorganic anion transporter — translation MHDRISWRHDAPASVVVFLVAVPLCLGIALASGAPLFSGIIAGIVGGIVVGTISDSQLMVSGPAAGLTVIVLAAITELGGFDTFLAAVVIAGAMQVLFGVLRAGVIGYYFPSAVIKGMLTAIGLILILKQIPHALGYDVDAMRDDAFMQSSAESTVTGLVQAFRQLQWGAVIVAGISLPLLFLWGKGPLARFREVPAPLVVVLLGLVLNALYGAFAPGLVISETHLVSLPVPDSVGAFFGQFAFPRWSGMFEPTVWKVAVTLAIVASLESLLSLQATDDMDPWHREASTDRELLAQGTGNMVSGLIGGLPITGVIVRSATNISAGAKTRWSAVLHGVWLLVAVLAFPGLLNRIPLAALAAVLIHIGYKLASPALFRSAVARGRAYAFSFVFTVVAIIATDLLRGILAGLAVGVIVILRDHVQSPPYTEVSAPGAVLRRLQLHDNVNFLHKAALATMLEALPRGSRVELDARRTRRLDADVLEVIGNFRRLAPQRDIDLRLVGFPAPNQPPQ, via the coding sequence ATGCACGATCGTATTTCCTGGCGCCACGATGCGCCCGCATCCGTCGTCGTGTTCCTCGTGGCGGTGCCGCTGTGCCTCGGCATCGCGCTCGCCTCCGGCGCCCCGCTGTTCTCCGGCATCATCGCGGGCATCGTCGGCGGCATCGTGGTGGGCACGATCTCCGACTCCCAGCTGATGGTCAGCGGGCCGGCCGCCGGGTTGACCGTCATCGTCCTGGCGGCGATCACCGAGCTCGGCGGGTTCGACACCTTCCTCGCGGCGGTGGTCATCGCCGGCGCGATGCAAGTGCTCTTCGGTGTGCTCCGGGCTGGCGTGATCGGCTACTACTTCCCGTCAGCCGTGATCAAGGGAATGCTGACGGCCATCGGCCTCATCCTCATCCTCAAGCAGATTCCCCACGCGCTCGGCTACGACGTGGACGCGATGCGCGACGATGCGTTCATGCAGTCCAGCGCCGAGTCGACGGTGACCGGGCTGGTGCAGGCGTTCCGGCAGCTGCAGTGGGGCGCCGTCATCGTCGCCGGCATCTCGTTGCCGCTGCTGTTCCTCTGGGGCAAGGGACCGCTGGCGCGGTTTCGCGAGGTGCCCGCGCCGCTGGTCGTGGTGCTGCTCGGACTGGTGCTGAACGCGCTCTACGGCGCGTTCGCTCCAGGGCTGGTGATTTCCGAGACACACCTGGTCTCGTTGCCGGTGCCCGACTCCGTCGGCGCGTTCTTCGGACAATTCGCATTCCCGCGCTGGAGCGGGATGTTTGAGCCGACCGTCTGGAAGGTCGCGGTGACCCTGGCGATCGTCGCGTCGCTCGAGAGCTTGCTCTCGTTGCAGGCCACCGACGATATGGATCCGTGGCATCGCGAGGCCTCGACGGACCGCGAGCTCCTGGCACAAGGCACGGGCAATATGGTGAGCGGGCTCATCGGCGGCCTGCCCATCACCGGCGTCATCGTGCGCTCGGCCACCAACATCTCGGCCGGCGCCAAGACGCGGTGGTCGGCCGTGCTGCACGGCGTGTGGTTGTTGGTGGCGGTGCTGGCCTTCCCGGGCTTGCTGAACCGCATCCCGCTGGCCGCACTCGCCGCGGTGCTCATCCACATCGGCTACAAGCTCGCGAGCCCGGCGCTGTTCCGCTCGGCGGTGGCGCGCGGACGCGCGTACGCGTTCTCGTTCGTGTTCACCGTGGTGGCGATCATCGCGACCGACCTGCTACGCGGCATCCTCGCGGGCCTGGCGGTGGGCGTCATCGTGATCCTGCGCGACCACGTGCAGAGCCCGCCGTACACGGAAGTCAGCGCGCCCGGCGCCGTGCTGCGGCGTCTGCAGCTGCACGACAACGTCAACTTCCTGCACAAGGCGGCGCTGGCCACGATGCTCGAGGCCCTGCCGCGCGGCTCGCGCGTCGAGCTCGACGCACGGCGCACGCGGCGGCTCGACGCCGACGTGCTCGAGGTGATCGGCAACTTCCGGCGCCTGGCGCCGCAGCGCGACATCGACCTCCGGCTGGTGGGCTTCCCTGCCCCGAACCAGCCGCCACAGTAA